The following are encoded in a window of Bacillota bacterium genomic DNA:
- a CDS encoding extracellular solute-binding protein, which produces MRKVILLALCVLALVASCGLGASAAETLNVIYMAQAGYQPDDIRDMADLFEFLTDTKVNITFVKYDEQHEKIVASAVAPVATYDVILLDLIWTAEFASKKMVIPLDDKITPEMRKDIAPAIMDAFVFDGKTWAMPFLANFQLFFYNADMIKKAGFSGPPKTLEEMVEQMRVMKAKNIVKYPWTDSWNQKEGLVCEYVWLTGAFGGDTFDANGNPIFNEGPGVKALEFMVSLLKEGLANPKCLTNDETAAKDDFISGNAAFTTNWTFQYALMNDPAVSKVVGAGQMGLIPVAKAVADKTKTASVSGFQGAAIMANSRKKDLAWKYVRFITSPLVQRSYLQEMPVWTSVQKSAYANMMDKTMAIKSEEISAVHHRPKVPPYPEVSSILQRYIHEALQMKMEPKAALDKAAEEIKAVLARK; this is translated from the coding sequence GTGCGAAAGGTCATCCTGCTAGCGTTATGCGTGCTCGCGCTCGTTGCTAGCTGCGGCCTCGGAGCGTCGGCGGCCGAGACGCTCAACGTCATCTACATGGCCCAAGCCGGTTACCAACCCGATGATATCCGCGATATGGCAGACCTCTTCGAGTTCCTCACGGACACCAAGGTGAACATCACCTTCGTCAAGTACGACGAACAGCACGAGAAGATCGTGGCCTCCGCCGTGGCACCCGTTGCGACATACGACGTCATACTCCTCGACCTTATCTGGACCGCTGAGTTCGCTTCAAAGAAGATGGTGATACCCCTCGATGACAAGATCACTCCGGAGATGCGGAAGGACATAGCTCCGGCTATCATGGACGCCTTCGTGTTCGACGGGAAGACGTGGGCGATGCCCTTCCTTGCGAATTTCCAACTGTTTTTCTATAACGCTGACATGATTAAGAAGGCGGGGTTCAGCGGCCCGCCAAAGACCCTCGAGGAAATGGTCGAACAGATGAGGGTCATGAAGGCCAAGAACATCGTCAAGTACCCGTGGACCGACTCGTGGAACCAGAAAGAGGGGCTGGTCTGCGAGTACGTCTGGCTCACCGGCGCGTTCGGCGGTGATACGTTCGACGCGAACGGCAATCCCATCTTCAACGAGGGCCCGGGCGTCAAGGCGCTCGAGTTCATGGTGAGCCTCTTGAAGGAAGGCCTCGCCAACCCGAAGTGCCTGACCAACGACGAGACCGCTGCGAAGGATGACTTCATCTCCGGCAACGCCGCCTTCACCACGAACTGGACGTTCCAGTATGCCCTGATGAACGACCCGGCGGTCTCCAAGGTCGTCGGCGCCGGTCAGATGGGGCTCATCCCCGTGGCCAAGGCGGTGGCGGACAAGACCAAGACCGCATCTGTAAGCGGCTTCCAAGGTGCTGCGATAATGGCGAACTCCCGCAAGAAGGACCTCGCCTGGAAGTACGTGAGGTTCATAACGAGCCCGCTTGTGCAGAGGTCGTATCTGCAGGAGATGCCAGTGTGGACGTCGGTGCAGAAGAGCGCCTACGCAAACATGATGGACAAAACGATGGCCATCAAGAGCGAGGAGATCTCTGCGGTTCACCACAGGCCCAAGGTGCCCCCGTACCCCGAGGTGTCGTCCATCCTGCAGAGGTACATTCACGAGGCACTCCAGATGAAGATGGAGCCCAAGGCCGCGCTGGACAAGGCGGCGGAGGAGATCAAGGCGGTGCTGGCCAGGAAGTAA
- a CDS encoding D-alanine--D-alanine ligase has product MKKRVALILGGRSAEREISLRTGQQVGIALKAKGHDVITLDLDDSLVPALLRERPDVVFIALHGRYGEDGCLQGLLEILGIPYVGSGVLASALAMDKAMSKKLFRLEGLTCPRAITVTRRDLDSTDRDEVTRRVQEMLGFPAIVKPNGGGSTIGLTLVKEPDGLTDALKHAFCYDEEALVEEYVAGTEITVGVIGNLEPRALPVIEIVSSTGLYDYKAKYTKGMSEHIIPARVPEATYKAAQQAAVTAHKALRCRGMSRADFIVGPGGVPYILEVNTIPGMTETSLLPDAARAAGIEFPDLVDMLIGYALEPPAPVVPAATGSGSGQGA; this is encoded by the coding sequence ATGAAGAAGAGAGTCGCTCTGATACTCGGTGGAAGATCGGCAGAGAGAGAGATATCGCTGCGCACCGGGCAGCAGGTGGGGATCGCGCTGAAGGCGAAAGGCCACGATGTCATCACCCTTGACCTGGATGATTCGCTTGTGCCCGCCCTCCTCAGGGAGAGGCCGGACGTGGTCTTCATCGCGCTGCACGGCAGGTACGGCGAGGACGGTTGCCTGCAGGGGCTTCTCGAGATTCTAGGCATTCCCTACGTGGGATCAGGTGTCCTCGCGAGCGCGCTTGCCATGGACAAGGCGATGTCAAAGAAGCTCTTCCGCCTGGAAGGGCTCACATGCCCCCGGGCCATTACTGTGACGAGGCGAGATCTCGACTCGACCGACCGCGACGAGGTCACCCGGCGCGTCCAGGAAATGCTGGGGTTTCCGGCCATCGTCAAACCGAACGGTGGGGGGTCTACCATTGGGTTAACGCTCGTCAAAGAACCCGACGGGCTTACAGACGCGCTGAAGCACGCCTTCTGTTACGATGAAGAGGCGCTCGTGGAGGAGTATGTTGCCGGAACGGAGATCACAGTGGGCGTCATCGGGAACCTTGAGCCGCGCGCACTTCCCGTGATCGAGATAGTGTCCTCCACAGGCCTCTACGACTACAAGGCCAAGTATACCAAAGGAATGAGCGAGCACATCATCCCGGCCCGCGTGCCCGAGGCCACGTACAAAGCTGCGCAGCAGGCTGCTGTCACTGCCCACAAGGCCCTGAGGTGCCGCGGCATGTCTCGGGCTGACTTCATCGTCGGGCCGGGCGGCGTGCCTTACATCCTTGAGGTGAACACGATCCCCGGTATGACCGAGACGAGCCTCTTGCCCGATGCTGCCAGGGCTGCGGGCATCGAGTTCCCTGACCTCGTGGATATGCTCATCGGCTATGCGCTTGAGCCTCCCGCCCCCGTCGTCCCCGCTGCGACGGGCAGCGGGAGCGGTCAGGGTGCGTGA
- the surE gene encoding 5'/3'-nucleotidase SurE, producing the protein MRILVTNDDGILADGIRILASELSTVGEVVIVAPDRERSATGHAITVLRPLRVEKVAIPGVAAEAWAVDGTPSDCVKLAVQALLERRPDVVVSGINRGPNLGTDVLYSGTVSAAVEGAICGLPSMALSVAAFENCQYEYAARFGARMVSKVLEKGLPPGTLLNINVPSVDQDDIAGVAITRLGTRKWRDVFDRRVDPRGRTYYWMAGDVIDCDEDEDTDAVAVRNNLVSITPIHLDLTKHDLIDELKTWGIGGSLSHFPGGRHSI; encoded by the coding sequence GTGAGAATTCTTGTGACCAACGACGACGGGATCCTCGCGGACGGTATCCGCATCCTTGCCTCCGAACTCTCCACGGTCGGGGAGGTTGTGATCGTCGCTCCGGACAGGGAGAGAAGCGCCACCGGTCACGCCATCACCGTGCTCCGCCCGCTCCGCGTCGAGAAAGTCGCCATTCCAGGTGTGGCTGCCGAGGCCTGGGCGGTGGACGGAACGCCATCGGATTGTGTCAAGCTGGCGGTCCAGGCATTGCTTGAGAGGCGGCCGGACGTGGTCGTGTCGGGGATCAATCGCGGCCCTAATCTGGGCACTGACGTGCTGTATTCCGGCACGGTCTCCGCCGCGGTGGAGGGAGCCATATGCGGGCTTCCCTCAATGGCGCTTTCTGTGGCGGCCTTCGAGAACTGCCAGTACGAATACGCCGCTAGGTTCGGGGCGAGGATGGTTTCGAAAGTGCTCGAAAAGGGCCTTCCACCCGGCACGCTCCTGAACATCAATGTCCCCTCGGTCGACCAGGATGACATCGCCGGCGTCGCCATCACGAGGCTCGGGACGCGGAAGTGGAGGGATGTGTTCGATCGACGGGTGGACCCGAGAGGACGCACGTATTATTGGATGGCGGGGGATGTCATAGATTGCGACGAAGACGAGGACACTGACGCCGTCGCGGTGAGAAACAACCTTGTCTCCATCACCCCGATCCATCTGGACCTTACGAAGCACGATCTCATCGACGAACTGAAGACGTGGGGCATCGGAGGGAGCCTTTCGCATTTTCCCGGCGGGCGGCATAGTATATAG
- a CDS encoding ACT domain-containing protein, with the protein MVLRLLLAVLFGGLIGLERESHKRPAGFRTHILVCVGSALIMMISQYAFAGFIRVIQYDPGRIAAQVVSGIGFLGAGTILREGANIKGLTTAASLWVVAGIGLAVGTGFYLAGALTTGIVVVVLIALDRFERRFIYTKRDTLFVQMQDRPGQLGAIATVLGKYGVSIKDVEMETLEAGHEASLHLALEVPFSVHKDRLLDEIAGVEGVYRVGYEE; encoded by the coding sequence ATGGTGCTACGCCTTTTGCTTGCGGTGCTCTTTGGCGGCCTCATTGGCTTAGAGCGCGAGAGCCACAAGCGCCCCGCGGGATTCAGAACGCACATCCTCGTGTGCGTGGGATCCGCACTTATAATGATGATCTCCCAGTACGCGTTCGCCGGTTTCATACGGGTGATTCAGTACGATCCAGGCCGCATCGCGGCTCAGGTCGTGAGCGGTATAGGGTTTCTCGGTGCTGGAACCATCCTCAGAGAGGGCGCGAACATTAAAGGGCTGACCACGGCGGCCAGCCTATGGGTGGTGGCGGGAATCGGGCTTGCGGTTGGAACCGGCTTCTATCTCGCGGGCGCGTTGACCACGGGCATAGTCGTGGTGGTGCTCATCGCTTTGGATCGCTTCGAACGCAGGTTCATCTACACGAAGCGGGATACTCTCTTCGTGCAGATGCAGGACAGGCCGGGGCAGCTCGGAGCCATCGCTACCGTGCTCGGCAAGTACGGGGTGAGCATCAAGGACGTGGAGATGGAGACGCTGGAAGCTGGGCACGAGGCATCCCTTCACCTGGCGCTCGAGGTGCCTTTCTCGGTGCATAAGGACAGGCTCCTCGATGAGATAGCAGGGGTGGAGGGGGTGTACCGGGTCGGATATGAGGAGTGA